In a single window of the Gossypium hirsutum isolate 1008001.06 chromosome D02, Gossypium_hirsutum_v2.1, whole genome shotgun sequence genome:
- the LOC107938710 gene encoding galactolipase DONGLE, chloroplastic: MASKALMKPTLNFKHGTLKNNEAQVQSHSFGQVCFPGKNGVSSSRKSVVVSVVTTKTASPATVVAVPVKTGSTVLLSQKWREIQGLNNWESLVEPLHPLLRNEIIRYGEFVAACYKAFDLDSNSKRYLNCKYGKKNMLKEVGMDDSGYEVTKYIYATPDVNIPIQNDAAPGRWIGYVAVSSDEVTKQLGRRDMLVTFRGTVTNHEWVANFMSSLTPARIDPLHDRPDVKVESGFLSLYTSEEAETKFGLESCRQQLLSEVSRLINKYKGEELSITLAGHSMGSALALLLAYDISELGLNKADHRRKIPVTVFSFGGPRVGNLSFKQRCEQLGVKVLRIVNVNDPITKLPGVLFNENFRGLIGGSRYEFPWFACSCYVHVGVELVLDFFNVQNPSCVHDLETYINLLKWPQRLGIQKEGFDWMNKARDLLISAQSLNINLMPWKDVAINMVYGGMNVAHTWERHARAEATKARVGAATRAQAQHVQGEGLVITALVGADARVSPSVGTATNRDV, encoded by the exons ATGGCGTCCAAAGCTTTAATGAAGCCAACCTTGAACTTTAAGCATGGTACCCTAAAGAACAATGAAGCTCAAGTTCAGTCACATTCTTTTGGTCAAGTTTGTTTTCCGGGAAAGAATGGGGTTTCTTCGTCGAGAAAATCTGTTGTCGTCTCAGTAGTAACAACAAAGACAGCATCGCCGGCAACGGTGGTGGCAGTGCCGGTGAAAACTGGTTCGACGGTTTTGTTATCCCAGAAATGGAGAGAAATCCAGGGGTTAAACAACTGGGAAAGCTTGGTGGAACCTTTGCATCCTCTCCTCCGGAACGAGATAATCCGATATGGCGAGTTCGTTGCCGCTTGTTATAAGGCTTTTGATCTCGACTCGAACTCGAAACGTTACTTGAATTGTAAGTATGGCAAAAAGAACATGTTGAAGGAAGTGGGAATGGATGATTCTGGGTACGAAGTGACCAAGTACATTTACGCCACCCCAGACGTCAACATCCCAATCCAGAATGACGCCGCACCTGGTCGTTGGATTGGGTACGTAGCCGTTTCATCGGACGAAGTGACGAAACAGTTAGGAAGAAGAGACATGCTGGTTACGTTCAGAGGGACGGTGACGAACCACGAATGGGTAGCCAACTTCATGAGCTCACTAACCCCAGCACGCATCGACCCACTCCATGATCGCCCAGACGTGAAAGTAGAATCCGGGTTTTTAAGCTTATACACATCGGAAGAAGCCGAGACCAAGTTTGGCCTCGAGAGTTGCCGGCAACAGCTATTATCCGAGGTTTCGAGGCTAATAAACAAATACAAAGGTGAGGAATTAAGTATCACTTTAGCTGGTCATAGTATGGGAAGTGCTTTAGCCCTACTATTAGCTTATGACATATCAGAGCTTGGGTTAAACAAAGCTGATCATCGTCGTAAAATACCAGTCACAGTGTTCTCTTTCGGTGGACCAAGAGTTGGTAACTTGAGCTTCAAGCAAAGATGTGAACAATTAGGGGTTAAAGTATTAAGAATTGTGAATGTCAATGACCCCATAACCAAGCTACCAGGTGTGTTATTCAATGAGAATTTTAGGGGTTTAATCGGCGGCAGCAGATACGAATTCCCCTGGTTCGCTTGCTCGTGTTACGTCCACGTCGGGGTCGAATTAGTCCTCGACTTTTTCAATGTTCAAAACCCTTCATGTGTTCATGATCTTGAAACCTACATCAACTTACTCAAATGGCCTCAAAGATTAGGGATTCAAAAAGAGGGTTTTGATTGGATGAACAAAGCTAGGGATTTGCTTATAAGTGCTCAAAGCCTTAACATCAATTTGATGCCATGGAAAGATGTTGCAATCAACATG GTGTACGGAGGTATGAACGTGGCACATACGTGGGAGAGGCATGCTCGTGCGGAGGCGACAAAGGCTAGGGTAGGAGCGGCTACACGCGCGCAGGCGCAACACGTGCAAGGAGAAGGCCTGGTGATTACAGCGCTAGTTGGGGCTGATGCTAGGGTTTCCCCTTCTGTTGG TACGGCGACAAACCGTGATGTCTGA